A part of Anaerobranca gottschalkii DSM 13577 genomic DNA contains:
- a CDS encoding ABC transporter ATP-binding protein — MSSNVILKLVDVRKVFPGVVANDDVNLEVREGEIHAIVGENGAGKSTLMNIIFGLYHQDGGEIYYKGEPYNVSGPNDAIKLGIGMVHQHFMLVEPFTVVENIILGSEPTTNGVLDIKTATKKVKEISDRYKLMIKPDEVIENISVGMQQRVEILKTLFRGAELLIFDEPTAVLTPQEIEELFEIFRTLKKQGKTIIFITHKLKEVKAISDRITVLRQGKTIGTVNTDEVNENDIAKMMVGREVLLRVEKKEGNPGDVILEVEDLCANDNRGLPALKNISFSIRKGEILGFAGVEGNGQSELVEVLTGLRKATKGKITYKGQDITNQSPRTIKESGVGHIPEDRHKRGSILDYNIAENLILGFHHKPPFAKPFYLDYKAIKANADKLIPEFDVRTPSADVKIRSLSGGNQQKVIIAREISQQPDLLIASQPTRGVDIGAIEFIHKRIIEQRDQGKAVLLVSAELQEVMSLSDRIAVIYDGEIVGIVDAKNIDEFELGAMMTGSTLKKEGVTDEK, encoded by the coding sequence ATGTCCTCAAATGTCATTTTAAAGCTCGTAGATGTTCGAAAAGTTTTTCCTGGAGTAGTGGCAAATGATGATGTAAATTTAGAAGTCAGAGAGGGAGAAATCCATGCCATAGTTGGTGAAAATGGTGCCGGTAAATCTACCTTGATGAACATAATTTTTGGTTTATATCATCAAGATGGCGGAGAAATTTACTATAAAGGAGAACCTTATAATGTATCTGGTCCCAATGATGCAATAAAGTTAGGAATTGGGATGGTTCATCAACATTTTATGTTAGTTGAACCCTTTACTGTTGTTGAGAATATAATTTTAGGTTCTGAACCTACTACTAATGGTGTGCTAGATATAAAAACTGCCACTAAAAAAGTAAAAGAGATTTCAGATCGCTATAAATTGATGATAAAGCCTGATGAAGTAATTGAAAACATCTCTGTAGGTATGCAGCAGAGGGTAGAAATTCTAAAAACCCTTTTCAGAGGAGCTGAATTGCTGATATTTGATGAACCAACAGCAGTACTAACACCTCAAGAAATTGAAGAGCTTTTTGAGATTTTTAGAACTTTAAAAAAACAAGGGAAAACTATAATTTTTATTACCCATAAATTAAAAGAAGTAAAGGCTATTTCTGATAGAATTACTGTTTTAAGACAAGGGAAAACTATTGGTACTGTCAATACCGATGAAGTTAATGAAAATGATATAGCCAAAATGATGGTAGGTAGGGAAGTACTATTAAGGGTAGAGAAAAAAGAAGGAAATCCTGGTGATGTAATTTTAGAAGTAGAAGACTTATGTGCAAATGATAACCGGGGTTTACCGGCTTTAAAGAATATAAGTTTTAGCATTAGAAAGGGAGAAATCCTTGGTTTTGCAGGGGTAGAAGGTAATGGTCAAAGTGAATTAGTAGAAGTTCTTACTGGTTTGAGAAAGGCGACAAAAGGGAAAATTACCTATAAAGGTCAAGATATAACTAACCAATCACCTAGAACTATAAAAGAAAGTGGTGTTGGCCATATTCCAGAAGATAGACATAAAAGGGGATCTATTTTAGATTATAATATTGCAGAAAATTTAATTTTAGGGTTCCACCATAAACCACCTTTTGCAAAGCCTTTTTATCTAGATTACAAAGCAATAAAAGCAAATGCCGATAAATTAATTCCTGAGTTTGATGTTAGAACACCTAGTGCTGATGTTAAAATCCGTTCCCTTTCCGGGGGTAATCAACAAAAAGTTATTATAGCTAGGGAAATTTCTCAACAGCCGGATCTTCTCATTGCATCTCAACCTACTAGGGGTGTTGATATAGGTGCTATTGAGTTTATCCATAAACGAATTATTGAACAGAGGGATCAAGGAAAAGCTGTATTATTGGTATCTGCTGAATTACAAGAAGTTATGTCTTTAAGTGATAGAATTGCAGTAATATATGATGGGGAAATTGTTGGAATAGTCGATGCTAAAAATATCGATGAATTTGAGCTAGGAGCAATGATGACTGGTTCAACCCTTAAAAAGGAGGGTGTAACTGATGAAAAATAA
- a CDS encoding BMP family lipoprotein, producing MKKNLIILLVSLMILSVALTGCGGGKANEGEEKLRIAIVYSTGGLGDKSFNDSAHRGLLRAEKELGVEIDWVEPRDSAEDADYLRGYAAEGFDLVIAVGFQMADSLKTVAQEYPDINFAIIDSVVELPNVASLVFAEHEGSFLAGALAALVTESNIIGFIGGIQFPLIERFEGGFIAGAKHINPDIQVLSQYARSFGDPATGKEIALAQIDAGADVIYHASGGTGGGLFEAAMERGIYAIGVDSNQNFLAPGYGIASMLKRVDVAVFETIRALTEGEFKGGQSVMFDLAIDGVGLTDLVNIDIDEQAAKDSGDITEAQLNAIKEMKQRVTAQHADKINEIRAGIINGTIKVPDWMTEGRPE from the coding sequence GTGAAAAAAAATCTTATTATTTTATTAGTATCACTTATGATACTTTCAGTTGCTCTAACTGGATGTGGAGGTGGAAAGGCAAATGAAGGTGAAGAAAAATTAAGGATTGCCATCGTTTACTCCACTGGAGGTTTAGGGGACAAATCATTCAATGACTCAGCCCACAGAGGACTTTTAAGGGCTGAAAAAGAATTAGGTGTTGAAATTGATTGGGTAGAGCCAAGGGATTCAGCGGAAGATGCTGATTACTTAAGGGGATATGCTGCAGAAGGTTTTGACCTAGTTATTGCAGTAGGTTTCCAAATGGCAGATTCTTTAAAAACTGTAGCTCAAGAGTATCCCGATATTAATTTTGCTATAATCGACTCAGTCGTGGAATTACCAAATGTAGCTAGCTTAGTTTTTGCTGAGCATGAAGGTTCTTTCTTAGCCGGTGCACTAGCGGCTTTAGTTACTGAATCAAATATCATTGGTTTTATTGGAGGTATACAATTCCCATTAATTGAGCGTTTTGAAGGTGGTTTCATCGCAGGTGCTAAACACATCAATCCAGACATTCAGGTACTTTCCCAATATGCTAGAAGCTTTGGTGACCCAGCTACTGGTAAAGAAATAGCTTTAGCACAAATTGACGCTGGTGCAGATGTGATTTACCATGCATCTGGTGGTACAGGTGGTGGATTATTTGAAGCTGCTATGGAAAGGGGAATCTATGCTATAGGTGTAGACTCTAACCAAAACTTCCTAGCCCCAGGCTATGGTATTGCCAGTATGTTAAAACGTGTAGATGTAGCGGTATTTGAGACAATTAGAGCCTTAACTGAAGGGGAATTTAAAGGTGGTCAATCTGTAATGTTTGACTTAGCCATTGATGGTGTTGGTTTAACAGACTTAGTAAACATCGATATTGATGAGCAAGCTGCTAAAGACAGTGGAGACATTACTGAAGCACAACTTAATGCTATTAAAGAAATGAAACAAAGAGTTACTGCACAACATGCTGATAAAATCAACGAAATTAGAGCTGGTATAATCAATGGTACAATTAAAGTACCTGACTGGATGACTGAAGGAAGACCTGAATAA
- a CDS encoding GntR family transcriptional regulator has protein sequence MNNVKRDPRPLYLIVKDRLLELIKKGYYTNGSKLPSEFELAKDFGVSRPTLREALRVLEEENILVKKHGVGTFVNSTPTKIKSGIENLLSVTESIEQLNLKAGTKILSVQIVTSDDKDGQKLNLSSPAPLIKLERVRTADGEPVVFCIDKIPQSNLDKNLFENIEGSIFELLESHYNKKITYAVSEIVPVLANFKLADALGISSRTPLLLLEQVHFTNDDQPILYSKNYFRADKFAFHVVRKRV, from the coding sequence ATGAACAATGTAAAAAGGGACCCCCGTCCTTTATATCTAATAGTAAAAGATAGATTACTAGAACTTATCAAAAAAGGGTATTATACTAATGGAAGTAAATTACCTTCTGAGTTTGAGTTGGCAAAGGATTTTGGAGTCAGCAGGCCAACACTTAGGGAGGCATTAAGGGTACTAGAAGAAGAAAACATCTTAGTAAAAAAACATGGTGTAGGAACCTTTGTAAACAGTACTCCCACTAAAATTAAAAGTGGAATAGAAAATCTACTTAGTGTTACAGAAAGCATCGAACAACTGAATTTAAAAGCAGGAACAAAAATTTTATCAGTACAAATTGTAACATCTGACGATAAAGATGGACAAAAGCTAAACTTGAGTTCCCCTGCTCCCTTGATTAAATTAGAGAGGGTTAGAACTGCCGATGGTGAACCAGTGGTATTTTGTATTGATAAAATCCCACAAAGTAATTTAGATAAGAATTTATTTGAAAATATAGAAGGCTCAATCTTTGAACTTTTAGAAAGTCATTATAATAAAAAGATTACCTATGCAGTATCAGAAATAGTTCCTGTGTTAGCTAATTTTAAATTAGCCGATGCTCTTGGAATTTCTTCAAGAACACCCTTGTTATTATTAGAGCAAGTACACTTTACCAATGATGATCAACCAATACTTTATTCAAAAAATTATTTTCGAGCAGATAAATTTGCTTTTCATGTAGTGAGAAAAAGGGTTTAA
- a CDS encoding DNA translocase FtsK produces MPRKPINKTNKFKNEFKSIIFATIAGLSLASLIFTDQVGKIGQTIQKLLFVLAGKSSLFIPFLLLIYSFKLMFDEEFSFKLNNRVIGIIIFYWTFLLTNHVLALFPITEPMSNIEILRLGLRGEGGGILGAFLAVIFLKGLGVIGTFITSISFLIIGLILILDISIAKILKVIGKGLQKLYKSILEGIISIYQKYKSKKTTPKNIINEERDTNLISVKIEDSFKDNKFSIDGNQLEFTFKDYEENIEEEQRDKKISRDLEGNIVVKFPPKNNKKIALDESEGNFEIKKMKVPYSLPPLSILQKPQRTKEVKSQKDIEEQAKILLETLQSFGVNAKITHIHRGPTITRFELQPAVGVKVSKILSLSDDLALSLAATGIRIEAPIPGKAAIGIEVPNATKATVYLREVIEREEFMENPSKLTVALGKDIAGEPLIADFTQMPHILIAGATGSGKSVCVNAIIASILFKATPDEVRFLMVDPKVVELNVYNGIPHLLSPVVTDPKNAANALKKVVKEMEQRYELFAKLGVRDINRYNAITPDEKLPYIVVIIDELADLMMVAPADVEDCICRLAQMARASGIHLIVATQRPSVDVITGVIKANITSRIAFAVSSGADSRTILDMGGAEKLLGKGDMLYYPVGSPKPIRAQSSYITDEEVEKLVSYVKQNQTPEYDEKFEVENEKIEDYELDELFNEAAQLVVDTQQASISLLQRRFRIGYNRAARIIDDLEKMGIIGGFEGSKARRVLITSKQLEEILK; encoded by the coding sequence TTGCCACGGAAACCGATAAATAAGACTAATAAATTTAAAAATGAGTTTAAGTCTATTATCTTTGCTACAATTGCAGGATTAAGTTTAGCCAGCTTGATATTCACTGATCAAGTTGGTAAAATTGGACAAACTATCCAAAAATTATTATTTGTATTAGCAGGTAAGAGTTCTCTATTTATCCCTTTTTTATTACTAATTTATAGTTTCAAGTTAATGTTTGATGAAGAATTCAGCTTTAAATTAAATAATAGAGTAATAGGGATTATAATTTTTTATTGGACGTTCTTATTAACAAACCATGTTTTAGCTTTGTTTCCAATAACTGAACCTATGTCTAATATTGAAATATTACGCTTAGGCTTACGGGGAGAAGGTGGAGGTATCTTAGGGGCATTTTTGGCAGTGATTTTTCTAAAGGGTTTAGGGGTTATTGGAACCTTTATAACATCTATTTCCTTTTTAATTATCGGTCTGATTTTAATTTTGGATATTTCTATAGCAAAAATTTTAAAGGTTATAGGTAAGGGTTTACAAAAATTATATAAATCTATTTTAGAAGGAATAATTTCTATTTATCAAAAATATAAAAGTAAAAAAACAACTCCCAAAAACATTATTAACGAAGAAAGGGATACCAATTTAATCTCTGTAAAAATAGAAGATAGTTTTAAAGATAATAAATTTTCTATTGATGGAAATCAGTTAGAATTCACCTTTAAGGATTATGAAGAAAATATAGAGGAAGAACAAAGGGATAAAAAAATATCTAGAGACTTAGAAGGAAACATAGTTGTTAAATTCCCACCTAAAAACAATAAAAAAATTGCCTTAGACGAATCAGAGGGAAATTTTGAAATAAAAAAAATGAAGGTTCCATATAGTTTACCACCATTATCTATTTTACAAAAACCACAGAGAACAAAAGAAGTTAAAAGTCAAAAAGACATCGAAGAACAAGCAAAAATCCTTTTAGAAACTTTACAAAGCTTCGGTGTCAATGCTAAAATTACCCACATTCACCGAGGACCAACAATTACTAGGTTTGAACTACAACCAGCTGTTGGTGTAAAAGTAAGTAAAATCCTCAGCCTTAGCGATGATTTAGCACTAAGCTTAGCTGCAACTGGTATCAGAATTGAAGCACCAATTCCAGGGAAAGCAGCTATTGGAATTGAAGTCCCTAATGCTACAAAGGCTACTGTTTACCTCAGAGAGGTTATTGAAAGGGAAGAATTCATGGAAAATCCATCAAAATTAACAGTAGCTTTAGGTAAAGATATTGCTGGAGAACCTCTAATAGCTGATTTTACTCAAATGCCTCACATTTTAATAGCAGGGGCTACTGGATCGGGAAAAAGTGTTTGTGTTAATGCCATAATAGCCAGTATTTTATTTAAAGCTACCCCTGATGAAGTTAGATTCTTAATGGTTGATCCTAAGGTGGTTGAGCTAAATGTCTATAACGGTATTCCCCACTTATTATCCCCTGTTGTTACTGATCCTAAAAATGCTGCCAATGCTTTAAAAAAAGTTGTAAAAGAAATGGAACAACGATATGAACTCTTTGCAAAACTTGGGGTTAGGGATATCAATCGTTACAATGCCATAACTCCCGATGAAAAACTCCCTTATATTGTTGTTATTATTGATGAGTTGGCGGATTTGATGATGGTGGCTCCTGCCGATGTGGAGGATTGTATTTGTAGATTGGCACAAATGGCTAGGGCATCGGGAATTCACTTGATAGTAGCAACTCAAAGGCCATCAGTAGATGTCATAACAGGTGTAATTAAAGCTAATATTACTTCTAGGATTGCCTTTGCAGTTTCTTCTGGAGCTGATTCTAGGACAATACTAGATATGGGGGGAGCAGAAAAACTGTTAGGTAAGGGAGATATGTTATATTATCCTGTAGGATCCCCTAAACCAATTAGAGCCCAGAGTTCATACATCACCGATGAAGAGGTGGAAAAGTTAGTATCATATGTTAAACAAAATCAAACACCTGAATATGACGAAAAATTTGAGGTTGAAAATGAAAAGATAGAGGATTATGAATTAGATGAACTCTTTAATGAAGCTGCACAATTGGTTGTAGATACTCAACAAGCTTCTATTTCCCTTTTACAAAGAAGATTTAGAATAGGTTATAACAGAGCAGCTAGAATAATTGATGATTTAGAGAAAATGGGAATTATCGGAGGCTTTGAAGGGAGTAAAGCTCGTAGGGTATTAATCACTTCTAAACAACTTGAAGAAATTTTAAAATAA
- a CDS encoding undecaprenyl-diphosphate phosphatase: MTIIEAIIVGIVQGLTEFIPVSSSAHIVLTQSLLGVKQPGITFEVVVHIGTLFSVFWIFWSDIIKLLKAALHLPRSLTKNETFESLKTKDDRNLIFMLILGTLVTGTIGVLFKDFFVNFYHNNRAIGIALLVTGFILWISQKLNPGYKKEGEIGIIDAIIVGAFQSFAIFPGISRSGSTIAGALLRKMDKETAVRYSFLLSIPAILGATLLEVKEVLETGFDHSLALPYLFGLIFSAISGIIAIKWLVAFLKKGKLHYFSFYCWFIGVLVLLFL, from the coding sequence GTGACAATAATTGAAGCTATTATCGTAGGGATAGTACAAGGACTTACAGAATTTATTCCTGTAAGTAGTTCAGCCCATATTGTACTAACTCAAAGTTTATTAGGGGTAAAACAACCAGGAATAACCTTTGAAGTTGTGGTACATATAGGTACATTATTTTCGGTATTCTGGATTTTTTGGTCTGATATTATTAAATTATTAAAGGCTGCATTACACTTGCCAAGAAGTTTAACAAAAAATGAAACCTTTGAATCTTTAAAAACTAAAGATGATAGAAATCTTATTTTTATGTTAATTTTAGGTACTTTAGTTACAGGAACAATAGGTGTTTTATTTAAAGATTTTTTTGTTAATTTCTATCATAACAATAGGGCTATAGGTATTGCATTGTTAGTAACAGGTTTTATTTTATGGATTTCTCAAAAACTTAACCCAGGCTATAAAAAAGAAGGGGAGATAGGTATTATAGATGCTATCATAGTTGGTGCTTTTCAAAGTTTTGCAATATTTCCAGGAATATCCCGTTCTGGTTCCACTATTGCAGGTGCACTGTTGAGAAAAATGGATAAAGAAACGGCTGTGAGGTACTCCTTTTTACTATCTATACCAGCTATTTTAGGGGCAACCCTTTTAGAGGTTAAAGAAGTACTAGAAACAGGTTTTGATCATAGCTTAGCTCTACCTTATCTATTTGGCTTAATATTTTCTGCAATTTCAGGAATAATAGCTATTAAATGGTTAGTAGCATTTTTAAAGAAAGGTAAATTACATTATTTTTCTTTTTACTGTTGGTTTATAGGTGTTTTAGTTTTACTCTTTCTGTAA
- a CDS encoding YlzJ-like family protein, which produces MLLYTTVPMEQIFPSETNNIQYQEIDLGNGKKVIVEKINDSQCKIVRLISTDAYDYLNPQYQPGSVINLYPF; this is translated from the coding sequence ATGCTATTATATACCACTGTACCTATGGAACAAATTTTCCCTTCTGAAACAAATAATATACAATATCAGGAAATAGACTTAGGAAATGGCAAAAAAGTTATAGTTGAAAAAATAAATGATAGCCAATGTAAAATTGTAAGGCTAATTAGTACCGATGCTTATGACTACTTAAACCCTCAATACCAACCTGGTTCTGTTATCAACTTATATCCTTTTTAA
- a CDS encoding ClpP family protease translates to MDFKQNQQNPNPHQGDTRVNIQQLGQLNVPAVDNSIHVMTIIGQVEGHTVLPPQNKTTKYEHIIPQLVAVEQNPNVKGLLVILNTVGGDVEAGLAIAEMIKSLTKPTVSLVLGGGHSIGVPIAVSTNYSFIAETATMTIHPVRLTGLVISVPQTYEYLDKMQDRIVRFVAENSNMTAEKFKELMFRTGELARDIGTVLVGKDAVKHGLIDEVGGLGDSVNKLKELIQRAEKQLH, encoded by the coding sequence ATGGATTTTAAACAAAATCAACAAAACCCTAATCCACATCAAGGAGATACTAGAGTAAATATTCAACAACTAGGTCAACTAAATGTTCCTGCAGTTGATAATAGTATTCATGTTATGACAATTATCGGTCAAGTAGAAGGACATACTGTTTTACCTCCCCAAAACAAAACGACAAAGTATGAACACATCATACCACAATTAGTTGCAGTTGAACAAAACCCAAATGTTAAAGGTTTATTAGTGATTTTAAATACAGTAGGAGGAGATGTAGAAGCAGGATTGGCTATTGCGGAAATGATTAAAAGTTTAACGAAACCCACTGTTTCTTTGGTCCTAGGTGGTGGACACAGTATAGGTGTACCAATTGCTGTTTCTACCAATTATTCTTTTATTGCGGAAACGGCGACTATGACTATACATCCTGTCCGTTTAACGGGGCTTGTAATCTCAGTTCCTCAGACATATGAATATCTTGATAAAATGCAAGATAGAATAGTAAGGTTTGTAGCAGAAAATTCCAACATGACAGCTGAAAAATTTAAAGAATTGATGTTTAGAACTGGGGAATTAGCGAGGGATATTGGTACTGTACTAGTGGGCAAAGATGCAGTTAAACACGGTTTGATTGACGAAGTAGGTGGGTTAGGTGACAGTGTAAATAAATTAAAAGAATTAATTCAAAGGGCAGAAAAGCAATTACATTAG
- a CDS encoding ribonuclease J: protein MTNNNSSQTNNKTSNGNGNKVNGNKSTKRRRTQKEETIKFISLGGVGEIGKNMYVVEYKDEILVIDGGLKFPEEDMLGIDLVIPDFTYLTDNLDKVKAILLTHGHEDHIGGLPYILKYVNKPVYGTKLTLGLLENKLREHNILNSVSLNIIQPNSTIQIGKNFKVEFFRVNHSIPDSVGMAITTPVGTILHTGDFKIDQTPVDGQITDFQRISEISRKGVLALFADCTNAERPGFTMSERVVGNTIDEIFRLAKSRIIIATFASNVHRIQQVLDAAYKYNKKVCINGRSMINVVNTAMELGYLNVPKGMLIELDDLDSYNYDEIVMITTGSQGEPMSALTRMANSEHRKVEIAPGDTVVIAASPIPGNEKLVSKTINNLFKRGADVVYESVSGIHVSGHASQEELKMMINLVRPKYLVPVHGEYRHCIHLAKIGEALGISRENIFSIEIGDVLEIGKEKAKITGSVPSGYILIDGLGVGDVGNIVLRDRKQLSLDGILVVVVTLQKGTNKIIAGPDIVSRGFVYVRESEQLIEEAKAIVAQSLEKCRDKNIKEWAQLKQAIRDQLGKSLYEKTRRRPMILPIIMEV from the coding sequence ATGACAAACAATAATTCTTCACAAACAAATAATAAAACCAGCAATGGAAATGGTAATAAAGTTAATGGTAATAAAAGTACTAAAAGACGTCGCACACAAAAAGAAGAAACAATAAAATTTATTTCCTTAGGTGGGGTCGGCGAAATAGGTAAGAACATGTATGTTGTAGAATACAAAGATGAAATTTTAGTTATCGATGGAGGACTAAAATTTCCTGAAGAAGACATGTTAGGAATTGATTTGGTGATTCCGGACTTTACTTATTTAACAGATAATTTAGATAAAGTAAAGGCAATCTTATTAACCCATGGTCATGAAGATCATATTGGTGGATTACCATATATTTTAAAATATGTAAACAAACCGGTTTACGGAACAAAATTAACATTAGGTCTATTAGAAAACAAATTAAGGGAACACAATATTTTAAATTCTGTTAGTTTAAATATAATACAACCGAACAGTACCATACAAATTGGGAAAAACTTTAAAGTTGAATTTTTCCGAGTAAACCATAGTATCCCGGATTCTGTAGGAATGGCAATAACTACTCCTGTAGGAACAATTTTGCATACTGGTGATTTTAAAATAGATCAAACCCCTGTCGATGGACAAATAACTGATTTTCAAAGGATTTCTGAAATTAGTCGAAAAGGTGTATTAGCACTATTTGCCGATTGTACTAATGCTGAAAGACCAGGTTTTACTATGTCTGAAAGGGTTGTTGGTAATACAATCGATGAAATATTCCGACTAGCTAAAAGCCGTATTATTATTGCGACATTTGCTTCTAATGTTCATAGAATACAGCAAGTTTTAGATGCAGCTTATAAATATAACAAAAAAGTTTGTATCAATGGCAGAAGTATGATCAATGTAGTTAATACAGCAATGGAACTTGGTTATTTAAATGTACCTAAGGGGATGTTAATAGAATTAGATGATTTAGATAGCTACAATTATGATGAAATTGTAATGATTACTACTGGTAGTCAGGGTGAGCCAATGTCTGCTTTAACTAGGATGGCTAATTCAGAACATAGAAAGGTCGAAATAGCGCCGGGGGATACAGTGGTAATAGCTGCTTCTCCAATCCCAGGAAATGAAAAATTGGTTTCTAAAACTATCAATAATCTCTTTAAAAGGGGAGCAGATGTTGTATATGAATCAGTTTCAGGGATCCATGTTTCTGGCCATGCTAGTCAAGAAGAACTTAAAATGATGATCAATTTAGTTAGACCTAAATACTTAGTTCCTGTCCATGGAGAATACAGGCATTGTATTCATCTAGCAAAAATTGGTGAGGCTTTAGGAATAAGTAGAGAAAACATATTTTCTATAGAAATCGGTGATGTTTTAGAAATTGGAAAGGAAAAGGCAAAAATAACTGGTAGTGTTCCCTCAGGATATATTTTAATAGATGGCCTTGGTGTAGGTGATGTTGGTAACATAGTTTTAAGGGATAGAAAACAACTCTCATTAGATGGAATTTTAGTTGTTGTAGTTACTCTACAAAAAGGTACAAACAAAATTATCGCCGGTCCTGATATAGTTTCTAGAGGTTTTGTTTATGTTAGAGAATCCGAACAGTTAATTGAAGAAGCTAAAGCTATTGTCGCTCAATCTTTAGAAAAATGTAGAGATAAAAATATTAAAGAATGGGCCCAATTAAAACAAGCCATTAGAGACCAATTAGGGAAATCCCTATATGAAAAAACCCGAAGAAGACCAATGATATTACCGATTATTATGGAAGTATAA
- the dapA gene encoding 4-hydroxy-tetrahydrodipicolinate synthase yields MIFGRLLTAMVTPFDTKGRVNYQEAKKIARHLMENGNDGLVLIGTTGESPTLTLEEKIKLVEEVMEELKGQCKIVVGVGGNNTEEVIKTVKEFEKKGIDGIMVVTPYYNKPTQKGLYLHFEKIAQSTSLPIMLYNVPSRTGCNLLPQTVKELAKIENIVAIKEASGDLNQVSEIVRLCGDEIQVLSGDDSLTLPMLSVGAIGVVSVASHIVGKEIKEMIESFSKGDVKKATMIHLKLMPIFKNLFVESNPIPVKLAMNLIGFNAGQCRLPLCSPSDSTVDLIKKTLKELKQD; encoded by the coding sequence ATGATTTTTGGTAGATTATTAACAGCTATGGTTACTCCTTTTGATACTAAAGGAAGGGTTAATTATCAAGAGGCAAAAAAAATTGCTAGACATTTAATGGAAAATGGAAATGATGGTTTAGTTTTAATTGGTACCACAGGGGAATCTCCTACCTTGACTTTAGAGGAAAAAATTAAACTTGTAGAAGAGGTAATGGAAGAATTAAAAGGTCAATGTAAAATAGTAGTAGGTGTTGGAGGGAATAACACAGAAGAAGTTATAAAAACTGTTAAGGAATTTGAAAAAAAGGGCATAGATGGAATAATGGTTGTCACACCTTATTACAATAAACCAACTCAAAAAGGATTATATTTGCATTTTGAAAAAATTGCCCAAAGCACATCACTACCTATAATGCTATACAACGTTCCTTCAAGAACCGGCTGTAATTTATTACCCCAAACGGTAAAAGAATTAGCTAAGATAGAAAATATTGTGGCTATTAAAGAGGCTTCAGGAGACTTAAATCAGGTTAGTGAAATAGTTAGACTTTGTGGTGATGAAATCCAGGTATTGAGTGGAGATGATTCATTGACCTTACCAATGCTTTCTGTTGGAGCAATTGGGGTGGTATCTGTAGCTAGTCATATTGTAGGTAAAGAAATTAAAGAAATGATAGAAAGTTTTTCAAAGGGTGATGTAAAAAAAGCTACAATGATCCATCTAAAATTAATGCCTATTTTTAAAAATTTATTTGTAGAAAGTAATCCTATCCCCGTTAAATTAGCTATGAATTTGATAGGATTTAATGCAGGTCAATGTAGACTACCACTATGTTCACCTAGTGATAGCACTGTAGACCTAATCAAAAAGACTTTAAAAGAATTAAAGCAGGATTAA